In Hippoglossus hippoglossus isolate fHipHip1 chromosome 24, fHipHip1.pri, whole genome shotgun sequence, a single genomic region encodes these proteins:
- the LOC117758435 gene encoding adhesion G-protein coupled receptor G2-like: MEKMDGIASSMNESSAALSAGEGVKGLIMKITETEVVSIAYDSPKDSLSIISDNAYLQSFSRSVSVSKEAIDKARNANLTVPFIAVIRFTNLAQDKKHSTVFGNEVLGVEMGTMVANLTESIGINFRNVTYSGIPSCQSWNGKGNLPNWTDEGCWTQANGTDITCQCSHLTFFAILLAPLNETISNTDLKNLTIITKVGCGLSMFFLCIVLFMHFLIRRTKATDSTKILIHLVSAMCLLNLLFLINSSVADMNSSVGCKIVASLMHYFMLTTFTWFAVQAFHLCLQMHTGGNIVINRYMLKVCIASWVTPSVIVVVLLILGKYGEQVINTDNPAENVKMCWITDGNVHYIVNIGYYAIVFLFTFSTFTIMVSWLCILKRTKKDNEQVNKSGISLMTIMGLCCMLGVTWGFAFFAYGALRIPSYYIFTVLNSFQGFFLFIYYYKSRSNIAPNTGTSDNSSSNASRTTTVANDLLGLDNPYSNMPGK, encoded by the exons ATGGAAAAAATGGACGGAATAGCCTCCTCCATGAACGAATCTTCAGCAGCCTTGTCTGCAGGAGAAGGAGTCAAGGGCTTGATCATGAAGATCACAGAGACTGAAGTTGTCTCCATTGCTTATGATTCTCCAAAAGACAGCTTGAGT ATTATCAGTGACAACGCTTACCTGCAGAGCTTTTCGAGATCGGTCTCGGTGTCAAAAGAAGCTATTGATAAAGCTCGCAACGCGAACCTCACTGTCCCGTTCATAGCTGTTATCAGATTCACTAATCTGGCTCAG GATAAGAAGCACAGCACTGTCTTTGGTAATGAGGTTTTAGGGGTGGAAATGGGGACCATGGTCGCCAACCTCACAGAGAGCATAGGCATCAATTTTCGCAACGTGACCTAC AGCGGAATTCCATCTTGTCAATCATGGAACGGTAAAG GCAATCTACCAAACTGGACCGATGAAGGGTGTTGGACGCAGGCGAATGGAACCGACATCACATGCCAGTGTTCACATTTGACGTTTTTCGCCAtcttgttg GCTCCCCTGAATGAAACCATCTCTAATACTGATCTGAAAAACCTCACCATCATCACTAAAGTCGGCTGCGGCTTGTCCATGTTCTTCCTCTGCATCGTCCTCTTCATGCACTTTCTTATAAG GAGGACCAAGGCCACTGACTCCACAAAGATCCTGATCCACCTGGTGTCAGCCATGTGCCTGCTCAACCTCCTGTTCCTGATCAACAGCTCGGTGGCCGATATGAATAGCTCTGTGGGTTGTAAGATCGTGGCGTCGCTCATGCATTACTTCATGTTGACCACCTTCACTTGGTTCGCTGTGCAGGCCTTCCACCTCTGCCTGCAGATGCACACAGGGGGCAACATTGTGATCAATCGTTACATGCTCAAAGTCTGCATCGCCAGCTGGG TTACACCCAGTGTGATCGTGGTTGTCTTGCTCATCTTGGGCAAATATGGTGAACAAGTCATAAACACTGATAACCCtgcagaaaatgtgaaaat GTGCTGGATAACTGACGGGAACGTCCACTACATTGTCAACATCGGCTACTATGCTATCGtcttcctcttcaccttcaGCACCTTCACCATCATGGTGTCATGGCTCTGTATTCTCAAGAGAACCAAAAAGGACAACGAGCAAGTTAACAAAAGCGGCATAAGCTTGATGACTATCATGGGACTGTGCTGCATGCTGGGTGTCACGTGGGGTTTTGCCTTCTTCGCCTACGGTGCCCTCCGGATTCCCTCCTACTACATTTTCACCGTCCTCAATTCTTTTCAAG GTTTCTTCCTTTTCATCTACTACTACAAAAGCAGAAGCAACATTGCGCCGAACACCGGCACGAGCGATAACTCATCATCAAACGCCAGTCGAACCACCACTGTCGCAAATGATCTGCTCGGACTCGACAACCCCTACTCCAACATGCCAGGGAAGTAA
- the mtif3 gene encoding translation initiation factor IF-3, mitochondrial, which produces MSAGCMRWVLNHGVRAVCGVPPGSRIAASRFLNCGDRSNIVSWSCSPFSTAADDADKTPAQKKKKQDPRSHTTISSIGRKIPQKQIQVISETGEDMGRMHRADAIRVMDEQGLKLVLLNEHNEPPLYQLMSGKQIHQEQLKLREKQKAKPASVQVKELSFSSIIASHDLSTKLKQVDSWLEKKHHVRITLRLARGAPPGNLDTTLEQMVEQLEVMVGFVSKPTVIREGRGATCILRPASAKEIAQKVKKSAAPQSDASRSKAARSQTSSVSSEDATEGSIQP; this is translated from the exons ATGTCTGCAGGTTGTATGCGGTGGGTGTTGAACCACGGCGTCAGAGCTGTGTGTGGCGTCCCTCCTGGCTCCCGGATCGCAGCATCGCGGTTTCTCAACTGCGGTGACAGATCAAACATCGTCTCCTGGAGCTGCTCGCCGTTCTCGACAGCGGCAGACGATGCAGATAAGACGCCtgcacagaagaagaaaaagcaggATCCCAGATCTCACACCACGATCAGCAGCATTGGCCGTAAGATCCCGCAGAAACAGATACAGGTGATAAGCGAGACGGGCGAGGACATGGGCCGAATGCACCGAGCAGATGCGATCAGGGTCATGGACGAGCAGGGTCTGAAACTGGTGCTGCTCAATGAACACAACGAGCCTCCCCTCTACCAGCTGATGAGCGGCAAACAAATCCACCAAGAGCAGCTGAAActgagggagaaacagaaagCGAAACCAG CGTCTGTGCAGGTGAAGGAGCTCAGCTTTTCATCTATCATCGCATCTCATGACCTCAGCACCAAGCTGAAGCAAGTGGACAGCTGGCTGGAGAAGAAGCACCACGTTAGGATTACTCTGCGTTTGGCACGCGGAGCCCCCCCAGGCAACCTG GACACAACTTTGGAGCAGATGGTGGAACAGTTGGAGGTAATGGTGGGATTTGTTTCCAAGCCGACGGTCATACGCGAGGGTAGAGGAGCCACGTGCATCCTCCGCCCGGCTTCGGCGAAGGAGATCGCACAGAAAGTAAAGAAGTCTGCGGCGCCGCAGTCGGACGCCTCCAGGTCCAAGGCCGCCCGGAGCCAAACGTCGTCCGTTAGCAGCGAGGACGCGACAGAAGGGTCAATACAGCCGTGA
- the heca gene encoding headcase protein homolog, with product MPNQKSSKGKRSRRTNSSGDEQENGACAAAAAAAAGAAAAAAGAGAGAGAVAAGGAAAGAGGAAAAAAAAAPRSERSSECQCATPLGCSLGRPIDLEKDDYQRVLCNNELCPYGNWMHLQCFYEWESSILVQFNCIGRARSWNEKQCRQNMWTKKGYDLAFRFCSCRCGQGHLKKDTDWYQVKRMQDERKKKPSERSAGRTGASGGSVGSGDGLFEEPKKSKTPGAGAGGGKQCHRASSQDLPRRQSVDRQNSSERGAALGGPFPLGLPQKSPCDSPGQSPPTGFSLSPTAAPGSVGAGLRGSRQLGEFLKSAVHMDPQRKHLLVGGALSRAGGCSVGASGGGGPHLDPGSVLPLPLSFALPLHHRLTSGSVGDGTHSHPVQFLRRLDLSELLTHVPRHKLNTYHVRMEDDAQAGQGEELRRFILSALSASQRNVVNCALCHRALPVFEQFPLVDGTLFLSPSRHDEIEYDVPCHLQGRLMHLYAICVDCLEGVHKIVCIKCKSRWDGSWHQLGTMYTYDILAASPCCQARLNCKHCGKPVVDVRVGMQYFSEYSNVQQCPHCGNLDYHFVKPFSSYKVLEAY from the exons ATGCCGAACCAGAAGAGCAGCAAGGGGAAGCGGAGCCGACGCACCAACAGCAGCGGGGACGAGCAGGAGAACGGAGcctgtgcggcggcggcggcggcggcggcaggggctgctgcggcggcggcgggagCGGGAGCGGGAGCGGGGGCCGTGGCGGCGGGGGGAGCTGCAGCGGGAGCCGGAGGAGCGGCGGCcgcggcggctgctgctgcgccCCGGAGCGAGCGCTCGAGCG AGTGCCAGTGTGCGACGCCTCTCGGCTGCAGCCTCGGCCGCCCCATCGACCTGGAGAAGGACGACTACCAGCGCGTGCTCTGCAACAACGAGCTCTGCCCTTACGGCAACTGGATGCATCTGCAGTGCTTCTACGAGTGGGAGAGCTCCATCCTCGTCCAGTTCAACTGCATCGGCCGCGCGCGCTCCTGGAACGAGAAGCAGTGCCGGCAGAACATGTGGACCAAGAAGGGCTATGACCTGGCCTTCAGGTTCTGCTCCTGCCGCTGCGGCCAGGGTCACCTGAAGAAAGACACCGACTGGTACCAGGTGAAACGCATGCAGGACGAGCGCAAAAAGAAGCCGTCTGAGAGGAGCGCGGGCAGGACTGGGGCCAGTGGCGGGTCTGTGGGGTCCGGGGACGGGCTTTTTGAGGAGCCTAAGAAAAGTAAGACAcctggagcaggagcaggaggaggtaaACAGTGCCACCGAGCCTCGAGTCAGGATTTACCTCGCAGACAATCAGTGGACCGACAGAACTCTTCCGAGAGAGGAGCAGCATTGGGAGGACCCTTTCCTCTGGGCCTTCCTCAGAAATCTCCATGTGACTCTCCGGGACAATCTCCTCCTACCggcttctccctctcccccactGCTGCTCCCGGATCAGTGGGAGCCGGCCTGAGGGGTTCCCGTCAGCTGGGAGAGTTTCTCAAATCAGCTGTCCACATGGACCCGCAGAGGAAACACCTCCTGGTCGGGGGAGCCCTCAGCAGGGCCGGCGGCTGCTCTGTGGGAGCCTCCGGGGGCGGGGGCCCTCACCTGGACCCCGGCTCTGTTCTTCCCCTGCCGCTGTCCTTCGCCCTGCCGCTCCACCACCGCCTCACCTCGGGCAGTGTGGGCGACGGCACCCACTCTCATCCGGTTCAGTTCCTGAGGAGGCTGGACCTCTCGGAGCTCCTGACCCACGTCCCCCGACATAAACTCAACACCTACCATGTCCGCATGGAGGACGACGCCCAGGCAGGACAGGGGGAGGAGCTGCGCAG GTTCATCCTCTCCGCCCTCAGTGCGAGCCAGAGGAACGTGGTCAACTGTGCGCTGTGCCACCGGGCGCTGCCTGTGTTCGAGCAGTTCCCCCTGGTGGACGGGACCCTGTTCCTCAGCCCCTCGCGCCACGACGAGATCGAGTACGACGTCCCCTGTCACCTCCAAG GCAGGTTAATGCACCTGTACGCCATCTGCGTGGACTGTCTAGAGGGCGTCCACAAGATCGTCTGCATCAAATGCAAGTCACGCTGGGACGGGAGCTGGCATCAACTGGGCACCATGTACACCTACGACATCCTGGCTGCTTCCCCGTGCTGCCAG GCTCGACTGAACTGCAAGCACTGCGGGAAGCCGGTGGTGGACGTTCGAGTCGGGATGCAGTATTTCTCCGAGTACAGTAACGTCCAGCAGTGCCCTCACTGCGGCAACCTGGACTATCACTTTGTTAAACCCTTCTCCTCCTACAAAGTTCTCGAGGCTTATTGA
- the abracl gene encoding costars family protein ABRACL, translating to MNVAHEVELLVGEIQRLGSKNDLGQSTVKFGVLFNDDRCANIFEALVGTLRAAKRKKIISFEGELLLQGVHDQVDIILLQE from the exons ATGAATGTGGCCCATGAAGTAGAATTGCTGGTGGGGGAGATTCAGCGACTCGGCAGTAAAA atgATCTCGGTCAAAGTACGGTGAAGTTCGGCGTGCTGTTTAACGACGACCGCTGTGCCAATATCTTCGAGGCGTTGGTGGGCACCTTGAGAGCTGCCAAGAGGAAGAAGATTATCAGCTTCGAGGGCGAGTTGCTCCTGCAGGGCGTCCATGACCAAGTCGACATCATCCTGCTGCAAGAATGA